One genomic region from Bradyrhizobium icense encodes:
- the cbiB gene encoding adenosylcobinamide-phosphate synthase CbiB — MGFAGAMVVAMTVDALLGWPNALFARIGHPVTWLGRLINILDISFNRAIDPPGVRRIAGAAVALFVIGVSAGIGWAVQAALAFEWSRIVLLGILAWPLVALRSLYDHVAAVAHPLQSGDIAAARAAVAHIVGRDPAALDEAGIARAAIESLAENASDGIVAPVFWGALFGLPGIVGYKAINTLDSMIGHRTMRHESFGWAAARIDDLANFIPARLTGILFVVLATRPSNALSCMARDARRHRSINAGWPEASMAGALGVRLSGPRIYHGGTANEPWLNERARDPFAADIRQGLKLYVRAMVLLAAALAILDFA, encoded by the coding sequence GTGGGCTTTGCGGGAGCGATGGTGGTAGCGATGACGGTGGACGCCCTGTTGGGCTGGCCCAACGCGCTGTTCGCCCGCATTGGTCATCCCGTCACTTGGCTCGGGAGGCTGATCAACATTCTCGACATCAGCTTCAACCGGGCTATCGATCCGCCTGGAGTCAGGCGGATCGCTGGCGCAGCCGTGGCGCTTTTCGTGATTGGAGTTTCGGCCGGAATTGGATGGGCGGTTCAGGCCGCGCTCGCCTTTGAATGGAGCCGCATCGTCCTCCTGGGAATTCTCGCATGGCCCCTGGTCGCGCTGCGTTCGCTCTATGATCATGTGGCCGCCGTTGCGCATCCGTTGCAATCCGGTGATATCGCAGCCGCGCGTGCCGCGGTCGCGCACATCGTGGGACGCGATCCCGCAGCTCTCGATGAGGCGGGCATTGCGCGCGCGGCCATCGAGAGCCTGGCCGAGAATGCTTCCGACGGCATTGTGGCGCCCGTGTTCTGGGGAGCGTTGTTCGGGCTGCCGGGCATTGTCGGCTACAAGGCGATCAATACGCTCGATTCCATGATCGGCCATCGCACGATGCGCCACGAATCCTTCGGTTGGGCTGCCGCGCGCATTGACGATCTCGCCAATTTCATACCGGCGCGTCTCACAGGCATTTTGTTTGTGGTGCTGGCGACGCGGCCTTCGAATGCGTTGTCTTGCATGGCGAGGGATGCGCGCCGCCACCGCTCGATCAATGCCGGCTGGCCGGAAGCATCCATGGCCGGCGCGCTCGGCGTGCGGCTCAGCGGGCCGCGCATCTATCACGGTGGCACCGCCAACGAACCTTGGCTCAACGAGCGGGCGCGCGATCCGTTCGCTGCGGACATCCGGCAAGGGTTGAAGCTCTACGTCCGCGCCATGGTTCTTTTGGCCGCTGCGCTTGCGATTCTGGACTTCGCGTGA
- the cobU gene encoding bifunctional adenosylcobinamide kinase/adenosylcobinamide-phosphate guanylyltransferase, whose protein sequence is MDIILLTGGARSGKSLRAEVRTRAFPGQPVYIATAEALDQEMGERIAKHRARRGKDWIEREVPLDLVQALIETDGGGARLVDCLTLWLSNLLHAERNWSHEASLLADALARQRSPVVMVTNEVGLGIVPDNALARAFRDAAGILNQTIASVADEVEFVVAGLPMKLK, encoded by the coding sequence ATGGACATCATACTCCTAACGGGCGGCGCCCGATCGGGCAAAAGCCTACGCGCAGAAGTTCGCACCCGCGCTTTTCCGGGACAGCCCGTCTATATCGCCACGGCAGAGGCGCTCGATCAGGAAATGGGTGAGCGAATAGCGAAGCATCGCGCGCGGCGAGGAAAGGACTGGATCGAGCGCGAGGTTCCGCTCGATCTCGTCCAGGCCTTGATCGAAACCGATGGCGGTGGCGCAAGGTTGGTCGATTGCCTCACGCTGTGGCTGTCGAACCTGCTCCACGCGGAACGCAACTGGTCGCATGAGGCTTCGCTGCTCGCTGACGCGCTTGCCCGCCAGCGCAGCCCGGTCGTTATGGTCACCAACGAGGTCGGGCTCGGTATCGTGCCGGATAATGCGCTGGCGCGCGCATTTCGGGACGCGGCGGGTATCCTGAACCAGACGATTGCCTCCGTTGCGGATGAGGTCGAATTCGTCGTGGCAGGATTGCCAATGAAGCTGAAGTAA
- a CDS encoding cobyric acid synthase: MARALMIQGAGSDVGKSLIVAALARAATRRGYRVLPFKPQNMSNNAAVTIDGGEIGRAQALQAQAAGVEPHTDMNPVLLKPETDVGAQIIVQGRRVATLRARAYAAMKSSLMEPVLESFGRLKDRADLVLVEGAGSPAEVNLRSADIANMGFARKANVPVVLVGDIDRGGVIAQLIGIKAVLDADDAAMICGFVINKFRGDPTLFDNGYRLIEARTSWRGFGVLPYFARAGEFPAEDALGLVDARKVGKCKIAFLALSRIANFDDLDPLKLEPDVDLVMVRPGEAIPGDAKLVILPGSKSTRGDLTFLRAQGWDIDLLAHHRRGGHVLGVCGGYQMLGRSVADPTGIEGPAGETPGLGLLDVTTVMTPQKTLTRVAAVHTATDRPIEAYEIHIGHTDGPDRARPFALISSAPEGAVSSDGRVYGSYLHGLFASDNFRSAFLAQLDIPAADQQYRARVESALDALADHIDSHLDVNGLLALAR; encoded by the coding sequence ATGGCGCGCGCATTGATGATCCAGGGAGCAGGATCGGACGTAGGCAAGTCGCTCATCGTTGCCGCCCTTGCGCGCGCCGCGACCCGCCGCGGCTATCGGGTGCTGCCCTTCAAGCCACAGAACATGTCGAACAATGCGGCCGTGACAATCGACGGTGGCGAGATCGGACGCGCGCAGGCGTTGCAGGCGCAGGCCGCAGGTGTCGAGCCGCACACCGACATGAATCCCGTCCTGCTCAAGCCGGAGACAGATGTTGGCGCCCAGATCATCGTGCAGGGACGGCGCGTGGCGACGCTGCGAGCCCGCGCGTACGCTGCGATGAAGTCATCGCTGATGGAGCCGGTCCTCGAAAGTTTCGGGCGCCTGAAGGATCGTGCCGATCTTGTTCTGGTCGAGGGCGCCGGCAGCCCAGCCGAGGTCAATCTGAGGAGCGCCGATATTGCCAATATGGGTTTTGCCCGCAAGGCCAACGTGCCAGTGGTGCTGGTCGGCGACATCGATCGCGGCGGTGTGATTGCACAGCTCATCGGCATCAAGGCCGTGCTGGATGCCGACGATGCGGCCATGATCTGCGGCTTCGTCATCAACAAGTTCCGCGGCGATCCGACGCTGTTTGATAACGGCTACCGGCTGATCGAAGCACGCACATCCTGGCGGGGATTTGGGGTTCTGCCCTATTTCGCCCGCGCTGGCGAGTTTCCGGCGGAAGATGCGCTGGGGCTTGTTGACGCTCGCAAGGTAGGCAAGTGCAAGATTGCCTTTCTCGCGCTGTCGCGGATCGCGAACTTTGACGACCTCGATCCGCTGAAGCTCGAGCCAGATGTCGACCTTGTGATGGTCCGGCCTGGAGAGGCAATCCCGGGCGATGCAAAACTCGTGATCCTTCCCGGCTCGAAGTCGACACGCGGCGACCTCACCTTCCTGCGCGCGCAGGGCTGGGACATCGATCTTCTCGCGCATCACCGTCGCGGCGGCCATGTGCTCGGCGTCTGCGGCGGTTACCAGATGCTCGGACGCAGTGTGGCGGATCCTACAGGAATCGAGGGACCGGCGGGAGAAACGCCCGGCCTCGGACTCCTCGACGTGACGACGGTGATGACGCCACAAAAGACTCTCACGCGGGTTGCGGCGGTCCATACCGCAACGGACCGGCCGATCGAGGCTTACGAGATTCACATCGGGCATACCGACGGGCCGGACCGTGCACGGCCATTTGCTTTGATTAGCAGCGCGCCGGAAGGCGCAGTTTCCAGCGACGGACGCGTGTACGGTAGCTACCTGCACGGCCTGTTTGCTTCGGACAATTTCCGCAGCGCATTTCTCGCGCAACTGGACATTCCGGCCGCAGACCAGCAATACCGCGCCAGGGTGGAGAGCGCGCTCGATGCGCTTGCCGATCACATCGACAGCCATCTCGATGTAAATGGGCTGCTTGCACTCGCGCGCTGA
- the cobS gene encoding adenosylcobinamide-GDP ribazoletransferase: protein MHHFELLRGIVADLRIAVSLSTLLPIGPATPVSDGDVARASWALPVAGLLVGFAGAAVYWIAREVGLTPSPAAMLALAATVLVTGAMHEDGLADTADGLGGGRTRERKLEIMRDSRIGTYGACALIASLILRWSALETIAEPMSIAAALSVAHAAARAGMPAFMWLIPPARSDGLSARAGRPPGRSAGIAFALGALCLVFGSGPSKALIGVILLSLAGLILAWLATRQVGGQTGDILGAFEQIGEIVVLLMTAALLHTEPGP from the coding sequence ATGCATCATTTCGAGCTTCTCAGGGGCATCGTCGCTGACCTGAGAATCGCCGTTTCGCTCTCCACGCTTCTGCCTATCGGGCCGGCGACGCCGGTCAGCGATGGCGATGTTGCCCGCGCGAGCTGGGCGTTGCCGGTGGCAGGATTGCTGGTTGGCTTTGCCGGTGCGGCGGTCTACTGGATCGCACGCGAGGTGGGCTTGACGCCAAGCCCTGCAGCCATGCTGGCGCTGGCGGCCACGGTTCTCGTCACTGGCGCGATGCATGAGGACGGCCTTGCCGATACCGCCGACGGGCTCGGCGGCGGCCGGACGCGCGAGCGCAAGCTCGAGATCATGCGCGACAGCCGGATCGGTACATACGGTGCGTGCGCGCTTATCGCATCGCTCATCTTGCGATGGAGCGCGCTCGAAACGATCGCCGAGCCAATGTCGATTGCGGCGGCGCTTTCGGTTGCACATGCGGCGGCGCGCGCCGGCATGCCCGCCTTCATGTGGCTGATTCCTCCGGCGCGATCGGATGGGCTTTCGGCCCGAGCCGGACGGCCGCCGGGGCGAAGCGCCGGCATTGCGTTTGCTCTCGGGGCACTTTGCCTCGTTTTCGGTTCCGGGCCGAGCAAGGCATTGATCGGAGTGATTTTGCTCTCGCTGGCCGGGTTGATACTGGCGTGGCTTGCCACGAGGCAGGTCGGCGGACAGACAGGTGATATATTGGGTGCGTTCGAACAGATTGGCGAGATCGTGGTTTTGCTGATGACAGCCGCCCTCCTCCACACGGAACCAGGACCCTGA
- a CDS encoding ParB/Srx family N-terminal domain-containing protein — protein sequence MGPFNDRSQVQTPCGIGHSRLAQCNRPATRRSKLKRTRRQIMDALASKAAVEKWPIERLRPYERNSRGHSAEQIEQIAASIRQWGWTMPILAADDGMVLAGHGRLAAGKLLGMTRVPVIIARGWSDQQNRAYVMADNRLTDASDWDDEMPQLELTHAKRRLRVET from the coding sequence GTGGGGCCGTTCAATGACCGCTCGCAGGTGCAAACGCCGTGCGGCATTGGCCATAGTCGTCTCGCTCAATGTAACCGCCCAGCAACGCGTCGTTCGAAGTTAAAGCGCACAAGACGGCAAATCATGGATGCTTTAGCGAGCAAGGCGGCCGTGGAAAAATGGCCGATTGAGCGATTGCGGCCCTATGAGCGGAATTCCCGCGGGCATTCGGCCGAGCAAATCGAGCAGATCGCGGCGTCGATCCGGCAATGGGGCTGGACGATGCCGATCTTGGCAGCCGATGACGGCATGGTTCTAGCTGGTCACGGGCGTCTAGCCGCCGGCAAACTGCTCGGAATGACGCGTGTCCCGGTCATTATCGCGCGCGGTTGGAGCGATCAGCAGAACCGCGCCTACGTCATGGCCGATAATCGGCTCACCGACGCGAGCGATTGGGATGACGAGATGCCACAACTCGAATTGACACACGCGAAGCGAAGGCTCCGGGTGGAAACTTGA
- the bluB gene encoding 5,6-dimethylbenzimidazole synthase, with protein sequence MVAFDEAFRRQLRELFVWRRDVRRFRLDPLPSGAMERLIEIACLSPSVGLSQPWRFVIVEDNTRRSAVVEDFKACNADALHSYSGERAARYASLKLAGLEEAPGHLAVFADKTNDMGHRLGRATMPETIEYSVAAAICCMWLAARADGIGLGWVSVLNPARIHEVLEVPESWKFIGYLCVGYPQEEFDRPELERANWEHRRLAKEFTTQR encoded by the coding sequence ATGGTCGCTTTCGATGAAGCCTTTCGCCGACAACTGCGCGAGCTCTTCGTGTGGCGCCGCGACGTGCGGCGCTTTCGTCTCGATCCTCTGCCGAGCGGCGCCATGGAACGGCTGATTGAGATCGCCTGCCTTTCCCCGTCGGTCGGCCTCAGCCAGCCTTGGCGGTTTGTGATCGTCGAAGACAATACAAGGCGCAGTGCCGTGGTCGAGGATTTCAAGGCCTGCAACGCCGATGCGTTGCATTCCTATTCAGGCGAACGCGCGGCGCGGTACGCGAGCCTCAAGCTCGCCGGTCTCGAAGAGGCGCCGGGTCACCTGGCCGTGTTCGCGGACAAGACGAACGATATGGGGCATCGCCTCGGGCGTGCAACCATGCCGGAAACGATCGAATACTCCGTCGCCGCCGCCATCTGCTGCATGTGGCTCGCCGCACGTGCAGACGGCATCGGACTTGGCTGGGTGTCGGTCCTTAACCCGGCTCGCATCCACGAGGTTCTTGAAGTGCCGGAGTCCTGGAAATTTATCGGCTATCTCTGCGTCGGCTATCCCCAGGAAGAGTTTGATCGACCCGAACTTGAGCGGGCCAACTGGGAACATCGGCGACTGGCGAAGGAATTTACCACTCAACGCTAG
- a CDS encoding DUF1636 family protein, with protein sequence MTVTLHVCITCRAGQPLSEGEITPGARLHSAIFEAGVPENVHVVPVECLSACSHGCSVALSAPGRWSYVYGRLSDANAPDVIAGAAAYAAAPDGIVPWRSRPEIFRKQSLARIPPITILPEAAE encoded by the coding sequence ATGACCGTCACGCTTCATGTCTGTATCACCTGCCGTGCCGGCCAACCCCTAAGCGAAGGCGAAATCACGCCAGGCGCGCGTCTGCACAGCGCCATCTTCGAGGCCGGCGTGCCGGAAAACGTCCACGTCGTTCCGGTCGAATGCCTGTCCGCTTGTAGCCACGGTTGCTCGGTCGCGCTCAGCGCGCCTGGACGGTGGTCTTACGTCTACGGCCGCCTGTCCGACGCAAATGCGCCGGACGTGATCGCCGGTGCTGCGGCCTATGCGGCGGCGCCCGACGGCATCGTGCCGTGGCGCAGCCGGCCGGAGATCTTCCGCAAACAATCGCTTGCCCGCATTCCACCCATCACCATCCTGCCGGAGGCCGCAGAATGA
- the cobO gene encoding cob(I)yrinic acid a,c-diamide adenosyltransferase: MTSEPDAAEDETVTSEASLDARHAAKMAKKKAARDRMMAVKSGEKGLIIVHTGAGKGKSSSAFGMIMRCVAHGFPCAVVQFIKGAWDTGERRLLTGHFGELCQFHAMGEGFTWETQDRARDIAAARAAWQKAKQLIADEALRMVVLDEINIALRYDYLEIAEVVEFLNNSKPPMTHVVLTGRNARQELIDAADLVTEMTLVKHPFRSGIKAQPGVEY; this comes from the coding sequence ATGACTTCCGAACCTGATGCCGCTGAGGACGAAACCGTGACCTCCGAAGCCTCGCTGGACGCCCGCCATGCGGCCAAAATGGCGAAGAAAAAAGCAGCGCGCGACCGGATGATGGCCGTCAAGAGCGGCGAGAAGGGACTCATCATCGTGCATACCGGCGCGGGCAAGGGGAAATCCTCCTCGGCTTTCGGCATGATCATGCGGTGCGTCGCGCATGGCTTTCCCTGCGCCGTCGTGCAATTCATCAAAGGTGCGTGGGACACCGGCGAGCGTCGCCTGCTGACCGGACATTTTGGTGAATTGTGTCAATTCCATGCGATGGGTGAAGGGTTCACCTGGGAAACACAGGACCGCGCCCGGGATATCGCCGCGGCGCGCGCCGCATGGCAAAAGGCCAAGCAGCTGATCGCCGATGAAGCCTTGCGCATGGTCGTGCTCGACGAGATCAACATTGCTCTTCGCTACGACTATCTGGAGATCGCAGAAGTCGTCGAGTTCCTGAACAATTCAAAGCCGCCGATGACGCATGTCGTCCTCACGGGGCGCAATGCCAGGCAGGAATTGATCGATGCCGCCGACCTCGTCACGGAGATGACGCTCGTGAAGCATCCTTTCCGATCCGGCATCAAGGCGCAGCCCGGCGTTGAGTACTGA
- the hemN gene encoding oxygen-independent coproporphyrinogen III oxidase, which produces MRSDLADIYGQDKLPRYTSYPTAPHFSSAIGEKVYRHWLRSVSAHRPVSLYLHIPFCRSMCWYCGCHTSVAKHDEPIAAFVAALRREAQLVADTTEKSLPVAHLHFGGGTPTIMAPQLLVDLADALRYVFFVLPDAEIAVEVDPRTLTNDLTQALEHCGVTRASLGVQSFDPRVQRTINRLQSFEQTAAAVERLRRAGVRGINFDLLYGLPFQTVSSCLDSIAKCVELRPDRLSVFGYAHVPSFKKHQRKIAEESLPDSVERHVQSETIAEALQDAGYVRIGLDHFALPDDALATTQRDGRLRRNFQGYTDDGADTLIGLGASAIGRMPHGFVQNVVAIRDYLNRIAEGRLATVKGYAFTEDDLFRADIIERIMCDLTVDLEQISRIHHQDPMTAIVDRARIDRLLADGVATMSKGRLTVSEGSEFLVRSVASAFDAHLSRSTRVLSRAV; this is translated from the coding sequence ATGCGATCGGATTTGGCTGACATCTACGGGCAAGACAAGCTCCCACGGTACACCAGCTATCCAACAGCCCCGCACTTCTCTTCGGCAATCGGCGAGAAGGTGTATCGGCATTGGCTCAGATCGGTTTCGGCCCACCGACCCGTCTCGCTCTATCTTCACATACCTTTCTGTCGCTCGATGTGCTGGTACTGCGGCTGCCATACATCGGTGGCCAAGCACGACGAGCCGATTGCCGCGTTCGTCGCAGCTTTGCGTCGGGAGGCGCAGCTAGTCGCGGACACGACAGAGAAAAGCCTGCCGGTCGCGCATCTGCACTTCGGCGGGGGCACTCCGACCATCATGGCTCCGCAACTGCTCGTCGATCTCGCTGACGCCTTGCGCTATGTCTTTTTCGTACTTCCGGATGCCGAGATTGCTGTTGAGGTCGATCCGCGAACTCTGACCAACGACCTGACGCAGGCTTTAGAACACTGCGGGGTCACCCGCGCGAGCCTCGGAGTTCAGAGCTTCGACCCAAGAGTGCAGCGCACAATAAATCGATTGCAAAGCTTCGAGCAGACGGCAGCTGCAGTCGAAAGGCTTCGCCGGGCAGGTGTGCGGGGGATCAACTTCGACCTTCTCTATGGTCTCCCCTTTCAGACGGTAAGCTCTTGTCTAGACAGCATTGCCAAGTGCGTCGAATTGCGCCCCGACCGGCTTTCGGTTTTCGGCTACGCGCACGTCCCCTCATTCAAGAAGCATCAGCGCAAGATCGCGGAGGAGAGCTTACCTGACAGTGTCGAGCGACACGTTCAGTCCGAGACCATCGCAGAGGCCCTTCAGGACGCGGGGTATGTGCGCATCGGGTTGGATCACTTCGCGCTCCCAGACGATGCGCTCGCGACGACGCAGCGCGATGGCCGACTGCGGCGCAATTTCCAGGGCTACACCGATGACGGCGCTGACACACTCATAGGCCTCGGGGCGAGCGCGATCGGTCGGATGCCACACGGCTTTGTCCAGAACGTGGTGGCAATCCGCGACTACCTGAACCGCATCGCGGAGGGCCGGCTAGCCACGGTGAAGGGTTATGCTTTCACCGAGGATGATCTTTTCCGCGCTGATATCATCGAGCGGATCATGTGCGATTTGACCGTTGACCTGGAGCAGATATCCCGCATCCATCATCAGGATCCAATGACAGCAATCGTCGATCGCGCCCGCATCGACCGGCTTTTAGCCGACGGAGTCGCGACAATGTCTAAAGGTCGGCTAACCGTCAGCGAAGGATCAGAATTTCTGGTGCGTAGCGTCGCCTCAGCGTTTGATGCTCACCTTTCGCGGTCAACACGCGTGCTCAGTCGCGCGGTTTAA
- the ccoS gene encoding cbb3-type cytochrome oxidase assembly protein CcoS yields MEVIVFLVPLALLLGLFGLLGFLWSLKNGQYDDLDGAAWRAISGDDETPAPPASS; encoded by the coding sequence ATGGAAGTGATCGTGTTCCTGGTGCCGCTGGCGCTCTTGCTCGGACTGTTCGGGCTGCTCGGATTTCTGTGGTCGTTGAAGAACGGCCAGTATGACGATCTCGATGGCGCGGCCTGGCGGGCGATTTCTGGCGACGACGAAACGCCGGCTCCGCCCGCGTCGAGCTGA
- a CDS encoding DUF6455 family protein — protein sequence MGRFSEWLGRLRDTADLRALGAAELDCIARDLRVSPIELETLTCRGRRGADELSGLLKALGIDERAIARKDPGVLRDMTLVCALCAEKIRCNREIEAETTAQHLHEYCANSYTIDALRTKPKPDAMDIVRGPSCC from the coding sequence ATGGGCAGGTTTTCGGAGTGGCTCGGCCGGCTCCGTGATACCGCCGACCTCCGCGCTCTTGGAGCCGCCGAGCTCGATTGCATCGCGCGCGACCTTCGCGTCTCACCGATCGAGCTCGAAACCCTCACTTGCCGTGGGCGGCGTGGCGCTGATGAGCTGTCGGGACTACTCAAGGCGCTCGGCATCGACGAGAGGGCCATTGCGCGCAAGGATCCGGGCGTGCTGCGCGACATGACGCTGGTATGTGCGCTGTGCGCCGAAAAGATCCGATGCAATCGCGAGATAGAGGCGGAAACAACGGCGCAGCACCTTCATGAATACTGCGCCAACAGCTACACGATCGATGCGCTCCGGACGAAGCCAAAGCCAGATGCGATGGATATCGTTCGTGGTCCGAGCTGCTGCTGA
- the cobD gene encoding threonine-phosphate decarboxylase CobD: protein MLEHGGNLDLAVQRFGGRAQDWIDLSTGINRQPYPVGEVEPRYWSALPSRSDIESLHQAAQQAYATKARIVALGGAQVAIQLLPSLSSRGRARILAPTYNEYAAVLSAAAWDVAHVSDLEALAGADLAVVVNPNNPDGRRHHPNEFLSLLPRVGRLVVDESFADAVSGLSLASGAGPSGLLILRSFGKFYGLAGLRLGFALGSEADIAALAAMVGPWPISGAAIAIGRRALLDREWAKATATRLARDCLRLDAEVRSQGWQLVGGTPLFRLYETGDARAAQARLARGQIWSRVFEQKPGWLRLGLPGNGTEWSRLAAALSR, encoded by the coding sequence ATGCTCGAGCATGGTGGAAATCTCGATCTCGCCGTTCAGCGCTTCGGCGGGCGTGCGCAGGACTGGATCGACCTCTCAACCGGGATCAATCGGCAGCCCTATCCGGTGGGTGAGGTGGAACCTAGATACTGGAGCGCGCTGCCGTCGCGATCCGATATCGAATCTCTCCATCAGGCTGCACAGCAGGCCTACGCCACCAAGGCGCGAATCGTGGCTCTTGGTGGCGCACAAGTAGCCATCCAATTGCTACCGAGTCTTTCGTCGCGCGGCCGGGCGCGAATTCTTGCGCCGACCTATAACGAGTACGCGGCGGTTCTTTCCGCCGCAGCCTGGGACGTGGCCCACGTTTCTGATCTCGAAGCGCTGGCGGGAGCCGATCTCGCCGTGGTTGTTAATCCCAACAATCCGGATGGTCGACGCCATCATCCGAACGAGTTTCTCTCGCTCTTGCCGCGCGTCGGTCGACTAGTGGTCGACGAGAGCTTTGCTGACGCCGTTTCCGGCTTGTCGCTGGCATCTGGGGCGGGACCCTCGGGGTTGTTGATCCTGCGCTCGTTCGGGAAATTTTACGGGCTTGCAGGACTGCGGCTCGGTTTCGCTCTCGGCAGCGAGGCCGATATCGCGGCGCTGGCGGCGATGGTGGGTCCATGGCCGATTTCCGGCGCAGCGATTGCGATCGGACGGCGCGCCTTGCTTGATCGCGAGTGGGCAAAGGCAACCGCGACGCGTCTGGCGCGCGATTGCCTCCGGCTGGATGCTGAAGTGCGATCGCAGGGCTGGCAACTGGTCGGCGGGACGCCGCTGTTCCGGCTCTACGAGACCGGCGACGCGCGCGCCGCGCAGGCGCGACTCGCTCGCGGCCAGATATGGTCGCGTGTTTTTGAGCAAAAGCCGGGATGGCTCCGGCTGGGCTTGCCGGGTAACGGGACGGAATGGTCGCGGCTTGCTGCCGCGCTCTCGCGTTGA
- the cobW gene encoding cobalamin biosynthesis protein CobW, with protein MNTLAKVPVTVVTGFLGSGKTTLIQHLIANANGKKLAVLVNEFGSEGVDGEILKSCADVNCPAENIVELANGCICCTVSNDFIPAMEQLLSRRVKPDHILIETSGLALPKPLLKAFDWPEIRSRITVDGVIALADAEAVAAGRFAPDPVAVEAQRAADENLDHETPLSEVFEDQIACADIVLLTKADLAGVEGLEAAKAAIVAEMPRRVPMLPVVDGAVDARIILGLEAAAEDDLAARPSHHDGEEEHEHDDFASVIVELPELADIDALVGSIQRLAREQNVLRAKGYIAVAGKPMRLLLQSVGERVRHQFDMPWGTRPRQSKLVLIGEHDDIDEAAIRAGLGV; from the coding sequence ATGAACACGCTCGCCAAGGTTCCGGTCACGGTCGTCACCGGCTTTCTCGGTTCGGGCAAGACGACGCTGATCCAGCACCTGATCGCCAACGCCAACGGCAAGAAGCTTGCGGTGCTCGTCAACGAGTTCGGCAGCGAAGGCGTGGATGGAGAGATCCTGAAGTCCTGCGCGGATGTCAATTGTCCGGCCGAGAATATCGTCGAGCTCGCCAATGGCTGCATCTGCTGCACGGTCTCTAACGACTTCATTCCCGCCATGGAGCAGCTGCTCTCGCGGCGCGTGAAGCCCGACCATATCCTGATCGAGACATCGGGATTGGCCTTGCCAAAGCCGCTGCTCAAGGCGTTCGATTGGCCGGAGATCCGCTCGCGGATCACGGTCGACGGCGTGATTGCGCTTGCGGATGCCGAGGCTGTGGCGGCCGGCCGCTTTGCGCCAGACCCAGTCGCGGTGGAAGCGCAGCGTGCGGCCGATGAAAACCTCGATCACGAGACGCCGCTGTCGGAAGTGTTCGAGGATCAGATCGCGTGCGCGGATATCGTGCTGCTCACCAAGGCGGACCTTGCCGGCGTTGAAGGACTTGAAGCGGCCAAGGCGGCGATCGTCGCCGAAATGCCGCGTCGCGTGCCGATGTTGCCGGTCGTCGACGGCGCTGTCGATGCGCGTATCATCCTTGGTCTCGAAGCGGCGGCAGAAGACGATCTCGCTGCGCGCCCCTCTCATCATGACGGCGAAGAAGAGCACGAGCACGACGACTTCGCCTCGGTTATAGTTGAGCTCCCGGAACTTGCTGATATCGATGCGCTGGTCGGATCGATCCAGCGGCTTGCGCGCGAGCAGAATGTGCTGCGCGCCAAGGGATATATCGCGGTCGCGGGCAAGCCGATGCGATTGCTCCTGCAATCGGTCGGGGAGCGGGTGCGGCATCAATTCGATATGCCCTGGGGCACGCGGCCAAGGCAGTCGAAATTGGTTCTGATCGGTGAACACGACGATATTGATGAGGCCGCTATCAGGGCGGGACTTGGTGTCTGA